One Pieris napi chromosome Z, ilPieNapi1.2, whole genome shotgun sequence DNA window includes the following coding sequences:
- the LOC125062144 gene encoding mucin-2-like isoform X22, whose amino-acid sequence MRLQILLLIGAAWADVLPNGCPRDFSVHHLLRHEDCTKFYSCSNGVPIEMSCGPGTGFDFDLQKCTEDTSGCAKNDHNFIDSGGTCIPTAHETDCTKFYSCENGVHVLATCDPGYRFNTEMGKCEVSSKVTCKHIKKRSIQTRCPNDVWIQMNIPHESDCDKYYRCFHGNRILMSCFNGAHYNPKTQSCDTPENAGCADGEIMEDCPANTFIPIFLPHDTDCNKYYRCFRGNKQVQRCGHGQHFNAKTQLCDTIANAGCQEESNTPNGCSKDEISLPHEQCDKYYKCVHGNKILMPCPTGTHFSFELQRCDWPNIAKCEPTQTPTTTTTTTTTTTTTTPKPESTPRPGYFPNGCPIDYRIEQLLPHPDCTKFYQCVHGFKQEMPCPGGTHFSIHLQRCDWPSIAKCVPGTTTTTQRSITTTRQPTTSRQPTTTTRRPTTTTTTTTKPPISTPRPGYFPNGCPIDYRIEQLLPHPDCGKYYQCVHGFKQEMPCYHGLHFSYELQRCEWPNIAKCVPGGTTTTRLPTTITTKLPSTTSTTTTTTTTKPVSTPRPGYFPNGCPVDYRIEQLLPHPDCTKFYQCVHGFKQEMPCPGGTHFSFELQRCDWPNIANCKPGASTSSPTTTTSTTPSTTTSTPRPTTTTPSLTTTSKPEYLPNGCPKDFSVHLLLPHEYDCTKFYYCNFGEKVERQCNSNLYFDPILQVCNWPSAVDCKPSTPPPSTTIKDPETTTSEVTTPVATSPDITVSPEVSTPDPTTPEATSTEVTTPKATTAEDTTFEPTTPAATTPEATTIDEITLEPTIPEATTPEATTAEDTTLEPTTPVATTPEATTAEDTTLESTTPVATTPEATTAEDTTLEPTTPAATTPEATTAEDTTLEPTTPEATTPEATTAEDTTLESTTPAATTPEATTAEDTTSEPTTPEATTPEATTPEATTPEATTAEDTTLEPTTPEATTTEATTAEDTTLEPTTPEVTTAEDTTLEQTTPAATTPEATTAEDTTLEPTTPEATTPEATTAEDTTLESTTPAATKPEATTAEDTTSEPTTPEATTPEATTPEATTPEATTAEDTTLEPTTTEATTPQATTAEDTTLEPTTPEATTPEATTVKDTTLEPTTPETTTPVATTVEDTTLEPTTPEATTPEATTAEDTTLEPTTPEATTAEDTTLEPTTPEATTPEATTVEDTTLEPTTPEATTPEATTVEDTTLEPTTPEATTAEDTTLEPTTPETTTPVATTVEDTTLEPTTPEATTAEDTTLEPTTPEATTAEDTTLEPTTPETTTPVATTVEDTTLEPTTPAETTPEATTVEDTTLEPTTPEDTTPEATTVEDTTLEPTTPEATTPEATTAEDTTLEPTTPEATTAEDTTLEPTTPEATTAEDTTLEPITPETTTPVATTVEDTTLEPTTPEATTPEATTAEDTTLEPTTPEATTAEDTTLEPTTPEATTAEDTTLEPTTPEATTPEVTTAEDTTLEPNTPAATTPEATTAEDTTLEPTTPEATTPEATTAEDTTLEPTTPEATTTEATTAEDTTLEPTTPEATTAEDTTLEPTTPEATTPEVTTAEDTTLEPNTPAATTPEATTAEDTTLEPTTPEATTPEATTAEDTTLEPTTPEATTPEATTAEDTTLEPTTPEATTAEDTTLEPTTPEATTAEDTTLEPTTPEATTPEVTTAEDTTLEPNTPAATTPEATTAEDTTLEPTTPEATTPEATTAEDTTLEPTTPEATTTEATTAEDTTLESTTPVATTPEATTAEDTTLEPTTPAATTPEATTAEDTTLEPTTPEATTPEATTAEDTTLESTTPAATTPEATTADDTTLEPTTPAETTPEATTADDTTLEPTTPEATTPEPTTADDTTLEPTTPEATTPEPTTADDTTLEPTTPEATTPEATTVEDTTLESTTPEATTPEPTTADDTTLEPTTPEATTPEPTTADDTTLGPTTPEATTPEATTAEDTTLEPTTSDATTPEATTPEATTTPSSPSPAPICPPGVFGNVPHPVLCDYYYNCIGGMEVLLRCLEGFEYDHSIRSCTRISENGCFARKNATTTTTENQVADTTTEDIESTTYRDNICPPGFSGTLPHSTLCSAYYRCEEGEAILKNCAKGFEYDAVIMDCVPISESGCYAQQGLTTTTDNNRLPELSTYKNDEEDYICPPMFSGNIEHPTLCDSYYTCFSGMEFLMNCSHGFEFDPVVKNCVRISSTGCFATRYNLTTTTTTTTPTPTTTENNKDKPICPPNYSGNVPHETKCDSYYTCFSGSEFLMQCPNGFEFDPTTKDCVRISETGCFAQQGLATTTDNNRLPELSTYKNDEENYICPPMFSGNIKHPTLCDSYYTCFAGMEFLMNCTHGFEFDPVVKDCVRISETGCFAQQGLATTTDNNRLPELSTYKNDEEKYICPPMFSGNIEHPTLCDSYYTCFAGMEFLMNCSHGFEFDPAVQNCVRISNTGCFATRYNLTTTTTTTTTTPTTTTTENNKVKSICPPNFSGNVPHKTKCDAFYTCFSGSEFLMQCPNGFEFDPNTKDCVRISDTGCFAQQSLATTTDNNRLPELSTNKNDEEDYNCPPMFSGNIEHPTLCDSYYTCFAGMEFLMNCSHGFEFDPVVENCVRVSNTGCFARRYNLTTRMTSTTTENNKIKPICPPAFSGNLPHRTKCDYYYTCFSGSEFLMRCPNGFEFDPTTNECVRISSSGCFARQNDPENICMPGESGHVPHPELCDTFYLCAMGEPLRLHCSRGFEFSAANGQCVAISDDGCFAKVKQSKKMPICSPAQVGNIPHHTRCDAYYSCMAGEATEVLCEEGLEFDPETKQCALISENGCTARK is encoded by the exons ATGCGTTTACAAATATTACTCCTAATAGGAGCAGCATGGGCAGATGTCTTACCCAATGGCTGTCCACGAGATTTCAGCGTCCATCACCTGCTGAGACACGAAGACTGCACCAAATTCTACTCATGCAGCAATGGAGTGCCCATTGAGATGTCGTGTGGACCTGGAACTGGCTTTGACTTTGATTTACAG AAATGTACCGAGGACACGTCCGGCTGCGCCAAAAACGATCATAACTTTATAGACAGTGGCGGAACGTGTATTCCCACTGCACACGAAACAGATTGTACTAAGTTCTATTCCTGTGAAAATGGTGTTCATGTGTTGGCCACTTGTGATCCAGGTTATAGGTTTAATACCGAAATGGGG aaatgCGAAGTATCATCCAAAGTGACATGCAAACACATAAAAAAGCGCTCCATACAGACGAGATGTCCCAACGATGTGTGGATACAAATGAACATTCCACACGAGAGCGATTGCGATAAATACTACAGATGTTTCCACGGGAATCGAATCTTGATGTCCTGTTTTAATGGGGCGCATTATAATCCAAAGACTCAG AGTTGTGACACGCCGGAGAATGCTGGTTGCGCTGACGGGGAAATTATGGAGGATTGTCCAGCGAACACCTTTATCCCAATCTTCTTACCTCATGATACTGACTGTAACAAGTATTATAGATGCTTTAGAGGTAACAAACAAGTCCAAAGGTGTGGTCATGGACAGCATTTTAATGCGAAAACCCAG CTCTGCGATACAATAGCAAACGCTGGCTGTCAAGAGGAATCAAACACGCCGAATGGATGCTCAAAGGATGAAATATCTCTACCACACGAACAatgtgataaatattataaatgtgttcacgggaataaaatattaatgccTTGTCCAACTGGGACGCACTTTAGTTTCGAGTTACAG CGATGTGATTGGCCAAACATAGCGAAATGCGAGCCAACACAAACACCAACAACAACAACGACtacaacaacaacaacgaCGACGACGACACCAAAACCGGAATCAACACCCAGACCGGGATACTTTCCTAACGGATGTCCTATAGACTATAGAATTGAACAGTTGTTACCTCATCCGGATTGTACGAAGTTTTATCAGTGCGTGCATGGTTTTAAACAAGAAATGCCATGTCCAGGAGGAACGCACTTCAGTATTCATTTGcag AGATGTGATTGGCCCAGTATAGCGAAGTGTGTCCCGGGTACAACAACCACAACTCAACGCTCAATTACAACAACTCGCCAACCAACAACAAGTCGCCAACCAACAACAACTACTCGTCGACCGAcgacaacaacaacaacaacaactaaACCACCTATTAGTACCCCAAGGCCTGGATATTTCCCCAATGGATGTCCTATAGATTACAGAATAGAACAGCTGTTACCTCATCCGGACTGTGGCAAATACTATCAATGTGTACACGGTTTTAAACAAGAAATGCCGTGCTATCATGGTTTACACTTTAGTTACGAGCTACAG AGATGTGAATGGCCAAATATAGCAAAATGTGTGCCTGGTGGAACAACAACTACGCGATTACCAACAACGATAACAACGAAATTACCATCAACAACATCTACGACAACCACAACCACGACAACTAAACCAGTATCAACACCAAGGCCAGGTTATTTTCCCAATGGCTGTCCCGTAGACTACAGAATCGAACAATTGTTACCTCATCCTGACTGCACTAAATTCTATCAGTGCGTACATGGCTTTAAACAAGAAATGCCATGTCCAGGAGGAACACACTTTAGTTTTGAACTGCAG AGATGTGATTGGCCAAATATTGCTAATTGTAAGCCTGGAGCTTCAACTTCATCGCCAACAACAACAACTTCTACAACGCCCAGTACAACAACATCAACACCAAGGCCAACAACAACAACGCCGAGCTTAACAACAACGTCAAAGCCAGAATATTTACCAAATGGTTGTCCTAAGGACTTTTCAGTCCATTTGTTGTTACCACATGAGTACGATTGCACGAAATTCTATTATTGCAATTTTGGGGAGAAGGTTGAGCGGCAATGTAATTCGAATTTATACTTCGATCCAATTTTGCAG GTATGTAACTGGCCGTCAGCAGTTGATTGTAAGCCAAGCACGCCTCCTCCAAGTACAACTATAAAAGACCCCGAAACAACAACATCTGAGGTAACCACTCCAGTTGCTACTAGTCCTGATATCACAGTAAGTCCAGAAGTCTCTACACCTGACCCAACTACGCCTGAAGCAACATCAACAGAGGTTACAACCCCAAAAGCTACCACGGCTGAAGACACAACATTCGAGCCAACTACGCCTGCAGCAACAACACCAGAGGCTACCACGATTGACGAAATAACATTAGAGCCAACTATACCTGAAGCTACAACCCCAGAAGCTACCACGGCTGAAGACACAACATTAGAGCCAACTACGCCTGTAGCAACAACACCAGAGGCTACCACGGCTGAAGACACAACATTAGAGTCAACTACACCTGTAGCAACAACACCAGAAGCTACCACGGCTGAAGACACAACATTAGAGCCAACTACGCCTGCAGCAACAACACCAGAGGCTACCACGGCTGAAGATACTACATTAGAGCCAACTACACCTGAAGCTACAACCCCAGAAGCTACCACGGCTGAAGACACTACATTAGAGTCAACTACGCCTGCAGCAACAACACCAGAGGCTACCACGGCTGAAGACACAACATCAGAGCCAACTACGCCTGAAGCAACAACACCAGAAGCAACTACACCTGAAGCTACAACCCCAGAAGCTACCACGGCTGAAGACACTACATTAGAGCCAACTACACCTGAAGCTACAACTACAGAAGCTACCACGGCTGAAGACACAACATTAGAGCCAACTACACCTGAAGTTACCACAGCTGAAGACACAACATTAGAGCAAACTACGCCTGCAGCAACAACACCAGAGGCTACCACGGCTGAAGACACTACATTAGAGCCAACTACACCTGAAGCTACAACCCCAGAAGCTACCACGGCTGAAGACACTACATTAGAGTCAACTACGCCTGCAGCAACAAAACCAGAGGCTACCACGGCTGAAGACACAACATCAGAGCCAACTACGCCTGAAGCAACAACACCAGAAGCAACTACACCTGAAGCTACAACCCCAGAAGCTACCACGGCTGAAGACACAACATTAGAGCCAACTACGACTGAAGCTACAACCCCACAAGCTACCACGGCTGAAGACACAACATTAGAGCCAACTACGCCTGAAGCTACAACCCCAGAAGCTACCACGGTGAAAGACACAACATTAGAGCCAACTACACCTGAAACTACAACCCCAGTAGCTACCACGGTTGAAGACACAAC ATTAGAGCCAACTACACCTGAAGCTACAACCCCAGAAGCTACCACGGCTGAAGACACAACATTAGAGCCAACTACACCTGAAGCTACCACGGCTGAAGACACAACATTAGAGCCAACTACACCTGAAGCTACAACCCCAGAAGCTACCACGGTGGAAGACACAACATTAGAGCCAACTACACCTGAAGCTACAACCCCAGAAGCTACCACGGTGGAAGACACAACATTAGAGCCAACTACACCTGAAGCTACCACGGCTGAAGACACAACATTAGAGCCAACTACACCTGAAACTACAACCCCAGTAGCTACCACGGTGGAAGACACAACATTAGAGCCAACTACACCTGAAGCTACCACGGCTGAAGACACAACATTAGAGCCAACTACACCTGAAGCTACCACGGCTGAAGACACAACATTAGAGCCAACTACACCTGAAACTACAACCCCAGTAGCTACCACGGTTGAAGACACAACATTAGAGCCAACTACACCTGCAGAAACAACACCAGAGGCTACCACGGTTGAAGACACAACATTAGAGCCAACTACGCCTGAAGATACAACCCCAGAAGCTACCACGGTTGAAGACACAACATTAGAGCCAACTACGCCTGAAGCTACAACCCCAGAAGCTACCACGGCTGAAGACACAACATTAGAGCCAACTACACCTGAAGCTACCACGGCTGAAGACACAACATTAGAGCCAACTACACCTGAAGCTACCACGGCTGAAGACACAACATTAGAGCCAATTACACCTGAAACTACAACCCCAGTAGCTACCACGGTTGAAGACACAACATTAGAGCCAACTACACCTGAAGCTACAACCCCAGAAGCTACCACGGCTGAAGACACAACATTAGAGCCAACTACACCTGAAGCTACCACGGCTGAAGACACAACATTAGAGCCAACTACACCTGAAGCTACCACGGCTGAAGACACAACATTAGAGCCAACTACACCTGAAGCTACAACCCCAGAAGTTACCACGGCTGAAGACACAACATTAGAGCCAAATACGCCTGCAGCAACAACACCAGAGGCTACCACGGCTGAAGACACAACATTAGAGCCAACTACACCTGAAGCTACAACCCCAGAAGCTACCACGGCTGAAGACACAACATTAGAGCCAACTACGCCTGAAGCTACAACTACAGAAGCTACCACGGCTGAAGACACAACATTAGAGCCAACTACACCTGAAGCTACCACGGCTGAAGACACAACATTAGAGCCAACTACACCTGAAGCTACAACCCCAGAAGTTACCACGGCTGAAGACACAACATTAGAGCCAAATACGCCTGCAGCAACAACACCAGAGGCTACCACGGCTGAAGACACAACATTAGAGCCAACTACACCTGAAGCTACAACCCCAGAAGCTACCACGGCTGAAGACACAAC ATTAGAGCCAACTACACCTGAAGCTACAACCCCAGAAGCTACCACGGCTGAAGACACAACATTAGAGCCAACTACACCTGAAGCTACCACGGCTGAAGACACAACATTAGAGCCAACTACACCTGAAGCTACCACGGCTGAAGACACAACATTAGAGCCAACTACACCTGAAGCTACAACCCCAGAAGTTACCACGGCTGAAGACACAACATTAGAGCCAAATACGCCTGCAGCAACAACACCAGAGGCTACCACGGCTGAAGACACAACATTAGAGCCAACTACACCTGAAGCTACAACCCCAGAAGCTACCACGGCTGAAGACACAACATTAGAGCCAACTACGCCTGAAGCTACAACTACAGAAGCTACCACGGCTGAAGACACAACATTAGAGTCAACTACACCTGTAGCAACAACACCAGAGGCTACCACGGCTGAAGACACAACATTAGAGCCAACTACGCCTGCAGCAACAACACCAGAGGCTACCACGGCTGAAGATACTACATTAGAGCCAACTACACCTGAAGCTACAACCCCAGAAGCTACCACGGCTGAAGACACTACATTAGAGTCAACTACGCCTGCAGCAACAACACCAGAGGCTACCACGGCTGATGACACAACATTAGAGCCAACTACGCCTGCAGAAACAACACCAGAGGCTACCACGGCTGATGACACAACATTAGAGCCAACTACACCTGAAGCTACAACCCCAGAACCTACCACGGCTGATGACACAACATTAGAACCAACTACGCCTGAAGCTACAACCCCAGAACCTACCACGGCTGATGACACAACATTAGAGCCAACTACGCCTGAAGCTACAACCCCAGAGGCTACCACGGTTGAAGATACAACATTAGAGTCAACTACACCTGAAGCTACAACCCCAGAACCTACCACGGCTGATGACACAACATTAGAACCAACTACGCCTGAAGCTACAACCCCAGAACCTACCACGGCTGATGACACAACATTAGGGCCAACTACGCCTGAAGCTACAACCCCAGAAGCTACTACGGCTGAAGACACAACATTAGAGCCAACTACATCGGACGCAACAACACCAGAAGCAACTACACCTGAAGCTACAACGACGCCAAGTTCCCCATCACCTGCACCAATTTGTCCTCCAGGCGTTTTCGGCAATGTACCACATCCCGTTTTGTGTGACTACTATTACAATTGCATTGGAGGAATGGAGGTCTTATTGAGATGTTTAGAAGGCTTTGAGTACGATCACAGTATTCGG AGCTGCACACGTATTTCCGAAAATGGATGTTTTGCAAGAAAAAATGccacaacaacaacaacagaAAACCAGGTTGCTGACACAACCACGGAAGACATTGAATCAACAACATACAGAGACAACATTTGTCCACCAGGTTTTTCAGGCACTTTGCCACACTCAACACTTTGCAGTGCATATTATCGTTGTGAAGAGGGTGAAGCGATACTGAAGAACTGCGCGAAAGGATTCGAGTACGATGCCGTAATTAtg gACTGTGTTCCAATATCAGAGAGCGGTTGTTACGCACAGCAAGGTCTAACAACAACAACAGATAATAACAGATTACCTGAGTTATCAACTTACAAGAACGATGAAGAGGATTACATTTGTCCACCAATGTTTTCTGGGAATATCGAACATCCAACTTTGTGTGATTCGTATTACACTTGCTTTTCTGGAATGGAGTTTTTGATGAATTGCTCACATGGGTTCGAGTTTGACCCAGTTGTTAag AATTGCGTCCGCATCTCTAGCACGGGTTGTTTCGCAACACGATACAACttaacaacaacaacaacaacgaCGACACCAACTCCAACAACAACCGAAAACAACAAAGACAAACCAATTTGTCCACCGAACTACTCAGGAAATGTTCCCCACGAAACGAAATGCGATTCTTACTATACTTGCTTTAGTGGTTCGGAGTTTTTGATGCAGTGTCCCAACGGTTTTGAATTTGATCCGACTACAAAA GACTGTGTGCGAATATCGGAGACCGGTTGTTTCGCACAACAAGGCTTAGCAACAACAACAGACAACAATAGATTACCCGAGTTATCAACTTACAAGAACGATGAAGAGAACTATATATGCCCTCCAATGTTTTCTGGAAATATCAAACATCCAACTTTGTGTGATTCGTATTACACTTGCTTTGCTGGAATGGAGTTTTTGATGAATTGCACTCATGGGTTCGAGTTTGACCCAGTTGTTAAG GATTGTGTTCGAATATCGGAGACCGGTTGTTTTGCACAACAAGGCTTAGCAACAACAACTGACAACAATAGACTACCCGAGTTATCAACTTACAAGAACGACGAAGAGAAGTATATTTGTCCACCAATGTTTTCTGGGAACATCGAACATCCAACTTTGTGTGATTCGTATTATACTTGCTTCGCTGGAATGGAGTTTTTGATGAATTGTTCTCATGGATTCGAGTTTGATCCAGCTGTTCAG AACTGCGTCCGAATCTCGAACACTGGTTGTTTCGCAACACGATACAACTTGACAACAACAACAACGACGACGACAACGACACCAACTACAACAACAACCGAAAACAACAAAGTCAAATCAATATGTCCACCGAACTTCTCAGGAAATGTACCCCACAAAACGAAGTGCGATGCTTTCTATACTTGCTTTAGTGGTTCGGAGTTTTTGATGCAGTGTCCTAACGGATTTGAGTTTGATCCGAATACAAAA GACTGTGTTCGAATATCAGACACCGGTTGTTTCGCACAACAAAGCTTAGCAACAACAACAGACAACAATAGATTACCCGAGTTATCAACTAACAAGAACGATGAAGAGGATTACAATTGTCCACCAATGTTTTCTGGGAATATCGAACATCCAACTTTGTGTGATTCGTATTACACTTGCTTTGCTGGAATGGAGTTTTTGATGAATTGTTCTCATGGATTCGAATTCGATCCAGTTGTTGAG AATTGCGTCCGAGTTTCGAACACTGGTTGTTTTGCAAGACGATACAACTTAACAACAAGAATGACATCAACTACAACCGAAAACAACAAAATCAAACCAATATGTCCACCGGCTTTCTCAGGAAATCTTCCACACAGAACCAAATGCGATTATTACTATACTTGCTTTAGTGGTTCGGAGTTTTTGATGCGATGTCCCAACGGATTTGAATTTGATCCCACAACCAAC GAATGTGTAAGGATATCGTCGAGTGGATGTTTCGCGCGGCAAAATG